The genomic segment GAAAAGTTTAGAAAACTTTTCTTCTTCAACTTGTACTTGCCCCTCAAGAACGGCCAAGATTTCTTCTTGAATGTTTAAAGGTAAATTAATGGTATTGAGCATTTTACGATTGGGATTAGATAAACAAAGTAAAAATTCCAGATTTACATTAAAATACTTAGCCACTAACATAGCCCCATGTAATCTTTCTTCTAACTCTTCTCCTCCACCAATAGGAAAAAACATTTTTTTGTAATTCATTTGACATCCTTTATATAAAAATTTTAGCAAACTTAACTGTCATTAAGCTTTCAGAAAAACTCTATATAAAGTATAGGCTCTAAAAATGTAAATAAAATCAGAAGAATTTACTCCTTCTTTCAAACTAAGAAAATATTTTTATTCTATGAAAAAGACACCTTCTATTTCTTCATTAAAAGAGATTACTAAAGAAGAAAAAACAGGCTGTTCATTCTGTTTTGTAAACATATTTTCATTTAATAATACTTTATCCAATAAAAAATAGAGTAAAAAAGTAATCAGAACACATAAAAATAATATTTTGAATTTATACATAATAGGAAAAAACTTCATTTTTTTGTTCTCTTTGATTTTTTTGATACGATGAAAGAGAAAGTGCCGACACTTCATGTTTTTGTTCTGCTTCTTTTTCAAATAAGATATCCATTACATTTTTTGTCATTTGATTATTTTTATAACTATAATATAAAACAGTTTTTTCCTCTTTTGAATATATATCTTTTTCTTTTTCTACTTCTTTGATGCCAGGACTTTGTAAAACATCGCTATTTTCTTCCTTTGCATAACTTGGGAAAACATATCTTTTGGCTTCTACATTTATAATATTGTTAATGTGCATGTATACTCCTTGTTCTCTAGTATAAAGACAAAAAGTGTTCAAAGGGTGTGGAAATAAAATACTTTAAGATAAAGGAAATGAATAATGAAAAAATCACTTATTATAGATAAAGAGTTTTTTTAATCTGCCTGTGTTTAAAGAGAAAAATTTTGTGAGTTGTAGAAGTAAAATCATATTAAAAGGCTTTCTTTAAAGCATAAAACTAGTATTATTGTTTCTTACAGCATGTAAAATAACTTTATAGTATACTAAATTGTTTAAATATTTACGTTTATTCTACTTATTTACCTTTTTTCTTGTAAAATACATAACAATTATAAAACCAAATTGACACTTTATTATCTTAATATGATTCATACCAATAAGGAAGTTCTAATGACAACAAAATATATTTTAACAATGACTTTACTCTCTACTCTTGTTTTTTTTCAGGCCTGCTCAGATAAAGAAGAAAAAAAAGTAGAAGTAATAAAAAAAACAACACAGGTCAATATTAATACCATAAAAAAACAAAACTATGCTATTTGGGTTAATTTCTCAGGAAAAACACAAGCCTCTAAAAATGTTTCCATTACAGCAAAAGTACAAGGAGAATTAAAAAAAATACTTTTTACTCCTGGCTCAAAAATTACCCAAGGGCAAGCCTTATTCCAAGTTGATGACAGCGAATATAAAATTACCTTATTGCAAAAAGAAGCCACACTTAATAAAAACAAAGCCTCTTTGAAATTGGCACTTGCTAATGTCAACAGATACAAACCTTTAGTACAAAAAGAACTGGCTCCCAAAGAAAAACTGGATGAATTAATAGCAGTCAAAGAACAACTGCAAGCCCAAATTACTGCGGATAAAGCCATTATTAAACAAGCAAAATTGGATCTTGAATATACTATTATTAAAGCTCCCATAAAAGGAAGTATAGGAAAAGCTCTTTTAGATATAGGGAATATGATTAATACAAATACTGTTTTAGCCAATATTGTTCAAAGCGATGTTCTTTATGTAAACTTTAATCCAAGTGCCAATGAAGTTTCTTTAATTAAAAAATACAAAGCAGAAAAATATCCTAAGATAAAAGTCATTCCACAAAATGCCAATAAAAATTTGGAACTGTATGGAAAATTAGATTTTATTGATACTATTAGCAATGAAAGTACGGGAACAGTTGC from the Campylobacteraceae bacterium genome contains:
- a CDS encoding efflux RND transporter periplasmic adaptor subunit, with product MTTKYILTMTLLSTLVFFQACSDKEEKKVEVIKKTTQVNINTIKKQNYAIWVNFSGKTQASKNVSITAKVQGELKKILFTPGSKITQGQALFQVDDSEYKITLLQKEATLNKNKASLKLALANVNRYKPLVQKELAPKEKLDELIAVKEQLQAQITADKAIIKQAKLDLEYTIIKAPIKGSIGKALLDIGNMINTNTVLANIVQSDVLYVNFNPSANEVSLIKKYKAEKYPKIKVIPQNANKNLELYGKLDFIDTISNESTGTVALRASINNTDNILFPGTFVDIKLFISDKIPFIALSPKVISRNQLGAYVYIVNEENSIEIRQLEITYSNKDLVIIKKGLKEGDKVIISAINKLKIAQKVEGIERPNSIDIKGL